A single region of the Arthrobacter sp. PAMC25564 genome encodes:
- a CDS encoding FAD-dependent oxidoreductase: MQPLKRVVVVGNGIAGLTTSDSLRAAGFDGELTIVGDENHAPYSRPALSKAALLDGGEMTSHHLPPSGHGAQEILGVSASRLDVARKAVILDDGTDVPYDAVVIATGSRARRLGNADLDGPEVEQLTLRNLEDALTLRKRLISKPSVVVLGGGALGMEIASGCLSAGCEVTLVSRDRPLVQQLGPYLSDVFVASAHRDGLKVASSRAVGLRDAGGHRQVLLADGSVIEAELVISAVGDVPNLEWLSTSGLLSNGRLEVDTRGRLRPDVVAAGDVAAFPTRHGIRRVPLWTSAIEQSKVGALALVQGDDAPELDFQPYFWTEQFGLNLKASGFLPLAGPPGFVEGNPHDGPALMRWSHEDGSGTAVAINYRIPIPKLRRLSNTAPAAAPPLTNR, translated from the coding sequence ATGCAGCCACTGAAACGTGTCGTCGTTGTGGGCAACGGAATCGCCGGCCTCACCACAAGCGATTCCTTGAGGGCCGCCGGTTTCGACGGCGAACTCACCATCGTGGGCGACGAGAACCATGCGCCGTACAGCCGGCCCGCGCTGTCCAAAGCCGCGCTCCTGGACGGCGGGGAGATGACATCCCATCATCTTCCGCCCTCAGGTCACGGGGCACAGGAGATCCTTGGCGTGAGCGCCTCGCGGCTCGATGTCGCCCGGAAGGCCGTGATTCTCGACGACGGCACGGACGTTCCGTACGACGCCGTCGTCATCGCCACCGGCTCGCGTGCACGGCGGCTGGGCAACGCTGACCTTGACGGCCCTGAGGTGGAGCAGCTGACGCTGCGCAACCTCGAGGACGCGCTCACCCTCCGGAAACGGCTCATCAGCAAGCCCTCGGTCGTTGTCCTCGGTGGCGGCGCACTCGGGATGGAGATCGCCTCCGGTTGCCTCTCCGCGGGGTGCGAGGTCACCCTCGTGTCGCGCGACCGTCCGCTGGTCCAGCAGCTCGGTCCTTACCTGTCAGATGTCTTCGTCGCTTCAGCCCACCGCGATGGGCTGAAGGTCGCGTCGTCCCGGGCGGTCGGACTGCGCGATGCCGGCGGGCACCGCCAGGTACTGCTCGCCGACGGTTCGGTCATCGAGGCTGAACTCGTGATCAGCGCAGTAGGAGACGTACCCAACCTTGAGTGGCTGTCGACCAGCGGGCTCCTGAGCAACGGAAGGCTCGAAGTCGACACCCGCGGGCGGCTTCGGCCCGACGTTGTCGCCGCGGGAGATGTTGCAGCGTTCCCGACCCGGCATGGCATCCGTCGGGTCCCGCTGTGGACGAGCGCCATCGAGCAGAGCAAGGTCGGGGCGCTGGCACTGGTCCAGGGCGATGACGCCCCGGAGCTCGACTTCCAGCCGTACTTCTGGACCGAACAGTTCGGCCTCAATCTGAAGGCGAGCGGCTTCCTTCCCCTGGCAGGCCCGCCAGGATTCGTCGAAGGCAATCCTCATGACGGCCCGGCCCTCATGCGCTGGTCCCACGAGGACGGTTCGGGCACCGCGGTGGCGATCAATTACCGGATCCCCATTCCCAAGCTGCGCCGGCTCAGCAACACCGCCCCGGCAGCGGCGCCCCCGCTGACTAATCGGTGA
- a CDS encoding TetR/AcrR family transcriptional regulator, whose translation MASIREAQKQMTRRLLLEKALELFERKGYAATTVDDIAAGVGTTRATFYAHFPSKGQLMQSLVTRSNEMLTAADAPSLQSVVESGDRGQIRVWLERKFEQWAEIRPYVTAAHQAAASEPEIQAALDEWFDGAIDEMQAGLDRAGRFEPASRRVRCSLAFGDLEFISRRWMRLGWTVDRDISLDLMVDTWCFLLTD comes from the coding sequence GTGGCAAGCATTAGAGAAGCTCAGAAACAGATGACCCGCCGGCTGTTGCTCGAGAAGGCCCTGGAGCTCTTCGAACGGAAGGGGTACGCGGCAACGACCGTCGATGACATTGCCGCCGGTGTCGGGACCACCAGGGCCACCTTCTACGCGCATTTCCCCTCCAAGGGGCAGCTCATGCAGTCGCTTGTCACCCGCTCCAATGAGATGCTCACGGCGGCGGATGCGCCGTCCTTGCAGTCGGTGGTGGAGTCAGGCGACCGTGGGCAGATCAGGGTGTGGCTGGAGCGAAAGTTCGAGCAATGGGCCGAAATCCGCCCCTATGTCACTGCTGCGCATCAGGCTGCCGCGAGTGAACCTGAAATTCAGGCGGCCCTGGATGAGTGGTTCGACGGCGCCATCGATGAGATGCAGGCCGGATTGGACCGGGCCGGGCGGTTCGAGCCGGCCAGTCGACGCGTCCGCTGCTCGCTCGCCTTCGGCGACCTGGAGTTCATTTCGCGGCGGTGGATGCGGCTCGGCTGGACCGTGGACCGCGACATCTCGCTGGACCTGATGGTTGACACCTGGTGCTTCCTGCTCACCGATTAG
- a CDS encoding MFS transporter: protein MSHDSGTVPLQTYPPQQAPPPSALAAAASLAPLRVKGTLAAAAVAVMIAQIANALPGSLNGVFQQTFNTVGSQLTWITAAFMIPVVVFELTFGLLGDKLGHKKLVIGGSALLVIGSLVCALSASIEGMWIGSALNGLGAGAIFPASLALVAAVTTNARERARGIAMWAGFLSVGAALSPLLGGTLASLGSWRAAYIVVAVLSVLTVIVALLVAAEHKAAQGRKPDWWGQITFALGLILVLFGLVQGPEDGWGASHVVFAFVAGIVLLAAFVIIETRVKSPLLDLRLFLNRGFTVSSIVAVVGMFAFLGSLFSLSMWLGPVQHQSPLNVGLLFLLLQGPTFVLVPLISRLLTRVAGRWLLTAGFFLMTIGALMASALDVTNMSMTPFMAPALLIGVGFALTLSPMTAIALNTVPLHLAGMASATTNLLRDLGFALGPVLAGAVALSAAGARLGAALPGAGLPADQAGAAAAIAQAGGPIALNSLPPGAPGSAAHEIALLALGNGFSQAFLVCAIAAGAAALLTLIGLHGVRDTQPDAEAFVDPLRDPSETGAVAAH, encoded by the coding sequence ATGAGTCACGATTCCGGGACCGTTCCACTCCAGACCTACCCGCCGCAGCAGGCACCTCCTCCATCTGCACTGGCAGCGGCGGCATCACTCGCGCCCCTCCGTGTAAAGGGCACCCTCGCCGCTGCCGCCGTCGCCGTCATGATCGCGCAGATCGCCAACGCGCTGCCAGGATCCCTCAACGGGGTGTTCCAGCAGACGTTCAACACCGTGGGGTCACAGCTGACCTGGATCACGGCAGCCTTCATGATCCCCGTGGTCGTGTTCGAGCTGACCTTCGGCCTGCTGGGCGACAAGCTCGGCCACAAGAAGCTCGTCATCGGCGGCTCCGCGCTGCTGGTTATCGGATCTCTGGTCTGCGCCCTGTCCGCCAGCATTGAGGGAATGTGGATCGGTTCGGCCCTGAACGGGCTCGGCGCGGGAGCCATCTTCCCCGCCTCCCTGGCCCTCGTCGCGGCCGTCACCACAAATGCGCGTGAGCGGGCCAGGGGCATCGCCATGTGGGCAGGCTTCCTGTCCGTGGGCGCGGCCCTGTCTCCGCTGCTCGGCGGCACTCTGGCCAGCCTTGGCTCATGGCGCGCGGCGTACATCGTGGTCGCCGTCCTCAGCGTCCTGACCGTGATCGTGGCGCTCCTCGTGGCGGCAGAACACAAGGCCGCCCAGGGCCGCAAGCCGGACTGGTGGGGCCAGATCACCTTTGCCCTCGGCCTGATCCTGGTCCTCTTCGGCCTGGTCCAGGGACCGGAAGACGGCTGGGGCGCGTCCCACGTCGTCTTCGCCTTCGTCGCCGGCATCGTCCTGCTGGCCGCGTTCGTCATCATCGAAACCCGCGTCAAGTCCCCGCTGCTGGATCTTCGGCTCTTCCTCAACCGCGGCTTCACGGTCTCCTCCATCGTCGCCGTCGTCGGCATGTTCGCATTCCTGGGCAGCCTGTTCTCCCTGAGCATGTGGCTCGGTCCGGTCCAGCACCAGAGCCCGCTCAACGTGGGCCTGCTGTTCCTCCTGCTGCAGGGCCCCACCTTCGTCCTGGTTCCGCTGATCTCCCGGCTGCTCACCCGCGTCGCAGGCCGCTGGCTGCTGACCGCTGGCTTCTTCCTGATGACCATCGGTGCGCTGATGGCCTCGGCCCTGGATGTCACCAACATGAGCATGACCCCATTCATGGCCCCGGCCCTGCTGATCGGGGTCGGCTTCGCCCTGACGCTCAGCCCGATGACGGCCATTGCCTTGAACACCGTCCCGCTGCACCTGGCCGGCATGGCCAGCGCCACCACCAACCTGCTCCGCGACCTGGGCTTCGCCCTCGGCCCCGTGCTGGCCGGCGCCGTGGCCCTGAGCGCGGCCGGAGCCCGGCTGGGTGCCGCCCTTCCGGGTGCCGGCCTTCCCGCTGACCAGGCGGGAGCAGCCGCGGCCATCGCCCAGGCCGGCGGCCCCATCGCGCTCAACAGCCTGCCGCCGGGAGCTCCCGGCTCCGCAGCGCACGAAATAGCACTGCTGGCCCTCGGAAACGGCTTCTCCCAGGCATTCCTCGTGTGTGCCATCGCGGCAGGTGCAGCAGCGCTGCTCACCCTGATCGGCCTGCACGGGGTGCGCGACACCCAGCCCGACGCCGAGGCCTTCGTCGACCCGCTGCGGGACCCCTCTGAAACCGGAGCCGTCGCGGCACACTAG
- a CDS encoding bile acid:sodium symporter family protein, with protein MLEATKSPTSLLKPSTDTGVPANPALAAEARIARVAVTVFPILVVLAGVAGFLLPGAFKPLAPGVPYLLGIIMFCMGLTLTPPDFASVAKRPWAVVLGIVAHYVIMPGAGWVIAVGLHLEPELAVGLILVGCAPSGTASNVMAFLAKGDVALSVAVASVSTLIAPVVTPLLVLFLAGSFLDIDAGGMVLDIVKTVLLPVIAGLLARLFLRKLVARVLTALPWASAVVISLIVAIVVAGSASKIVAAGGIVFLAVVLHNGFGLGLGYLAGKLGRLDDKARRALAFEVGMQNSGLAATLATAHFSPLAALPSAVFSLWHNVSGAIVAAWLARRPLRDAERPAPSRGA; from the coding sequence ATGCTTGAGGCAACTAAATCCCCCACATCCCTCCTGAAACCCAGCACCGACACTGGCGTTCCGGCCAATCCCGCCCTGGCCGCCGAGGCAAGGATTGCCCGCGTCGCGGTGACCGTCTTCCCGATCCTGGTGGTGCTGGCCGGCGTGGCCGGTTTCCTCCTGCCGGGCGCGTTCAAACCCCTGGCACCGGGCGTTCCGTACCTGCTGGGCATCATCATGTTCTGCATGGGCCTGACCCTGACGCCGCCGGACTTCGCCTCCGTGGCCAAGCGGCCCTGGGCCGTCGTCCTGGGCATCGTTGCGCACTACGTCATCATGCCCGGCGCCGGCTGGGTGATCGCCGTCGGCCTCCACTTGGAACCGGAACTGGCCGTGGGCCTGATCCTGGTAGGCTGCGCCCCGTCCGGCACGGCTTCCAACGTTATGGCGTTCCTGGCCAAGGGCGACGTTGCCCTTTCCGTGGCAGTCGCCTCCGTTTCCACCCTGATCGCCCCGGTTGTGACACCGCTGCTGGTGCTGTTCCTGGCCGGTTCCTTCCTGGACATCGACGCCGGCGGCATGGTGCTGGACATCGTCAAGACCGTGCTCCTGCCGGTGATCGCAGGCCTTTTGGCCAGGCTGTTCCTCAGGAAACTGGTGGCCAGGGTGCTGACGGCACTGCCGTGGGCCTCCGCCGTCGTGATTTCCCTGATCGTGGCGATCGTGGTGGCCGGAAGCGCCAGCAAGATCGTGGCCGCCGGCGGCATCGTCTTCCTCGCCGTGGTGCTCCACAACGGCTTCGGCCTGGGCCTGGGCTACCTCGCCGGGAAGCTGGGCCGCCTCGACGACAAGGCCCGCAGGGCATTGGCCTTCGAGGTCGGAATGCAGAACTCGGGCCTGGCCGCCACGCTGGCCACCGCCCACTTCAGCCCGCTGGCCGCCCTGCCGTCCGCCGTATTCTCGCTCTGGCACAACGTTTCGGGTGCGATCGTGGCAGCCTGGCTGGCCCGGCGCCCGCTGCGGGACGCTGAGAGGCCGGCACCCAGCCGCGGCGCTTAG
- a CDS encoding LacI family DNA-binding transcriptional regulator, translating to MRHGSRPTIRDVAESAGVSLTTVSYVLSGRPGGTTRISQPTQDRVHAAVRELGYVANRAARGMRRGRTDLVAVAVADLEDPRDRVLAAAVARLLPQHGYQPVILLGEGWRQFMLSGGADGVILAVRGEDTDDVETLAELARRGVAQLVFSDTLQPAGFDVLAAGTAAEEDFAERAVAILISRLRA from the coding sequence GTGCGGCATGGATCCAGGCCCACCATCCGCGACGTCGCGGAGTCGGCAGGTGTATCACTCACCACCGTCTCCTACGTGCTCTCCGGCCGGCCCGGCGGCACCACCCGGATCAGCCAGCCCACCCAGGACCGCGTCCATGCCGCCGTCCGGGAACTGGGCTACGTGGCCAACCGGGCGGCCCGCGGAATGCGGCGGGGCCGGACGGACCTTGTGGCAGTCGCCGTCGCTGACCTCGAAGACCCCCGGGACCGGGTCCTGGCCGCCGCGGTAGCGCGGCTCCTGCCGCAGCACGGGTACCAGCCGGTCATCCTGCTGGGCGAGGGCTGGCGGCAGTTCATGCTCTCCGGCGGTGCCGACGGCGTGATCCTGGCGGTTCGCGGCGAGGACACCGACGACGTCGAGACCCTCGCGGAACTGGCCCGGCGCGGCGTCGCCCAGCTGGTTTTCTCGGACACCCTGCAGCCCGCGGGTTTCGACGTTTTGGCGGCGGGGACCGCAGCGGAGGAAGACTTCGCGGAGCGCGCCGTCGCTATTCTGATCAGCCGCCTGCGCGCCTAA
- a CDS encoding GNAT family N-acetyltransferase, with amino-acid sequence MIRQTIPAAVRPSELTVLDLPLADPRVRPLLDELAWEYETRYSGLFGPGAAAEELSRYPADEFAAPDGALLIVQENGESIAGGAFRRHGPATAEFKRIWTHSAHRRRGLARFVLAELEALAAARGYRTVYLTTGPRQPEAKHLYLNTGYEAQFDLSADPETIGPLAFTKALAAKRGPENPNAGSPGAHHGAPDERHVTPRWGEG; translated from the coding sequence ATGATCCGCCAAACGATTCCAGCAGCCGTGCGCCCTTCGGAACTCACGGTTTTGGACCTGCCCCTGGCCGATCCCCGCGTCCGCCCGCTCCTGGATGAGCTGGCCTGGGAGTACGAGACCCGGTACAGCGGGCTGTTCGGTCCCGGGGCAGCTGCCGAGGAGCTGAGCCGCTACCCGGCGGACGAGTTCGCGGCCCCCGACGGCGCCCTGCTGATCGTGCAGGAGAACGGCGAATCCATTGCCGGCGGGGCATTCCGGCGTCACGGGCCCGCGACCGCCGAGTTCAAGAGGATCTGGACGCACTCGGCCCACCGCCGCCGTGGCCTGGCCCGGTTTGTGCTCGCCGAGCTCGAGGCGTTGGCTGCCGCGCGCGGCTACCGGACTGTGTACCTCACTACCGGCCCGCGGCAGCCCGAAGCCAAGCACCTCTACCTGAACACAGGCTACGAGGCGCAGTTCGACCTCTCTGCAGACCCCGAAACCATCGGCCCGCTGGCCTTCACCAAGGCTCTCGCGGCAAAGAGGGGCCCGGAAAACCCCAACGCGGGGTCACCTGGCGCCCATCACGGGGCCCCGGATGAGCGCCACGTGACCCCGCGATGGGGTGAAGGATAG
- a CDS encoding FAD/NAD(P)-binding protein — MPANPPAVVFVGGGPRAAGILERLAANRPELFEGPLDVHVVEPHEPGSGRIWRYGQDPGLMLNSAAADVTMFTDSSVQCEGPASDGPGLSEWASGVLDGSITDVQELPAELVRQLRSLTGATFPTRQLQSKYLEWFFRRAVAALGTAVTVTVHRDWAIGIEAGNEPDAGAYLVRLAGGAVLRADVVVTALGHTDSLPDAASAAWGDFAARHGGYHAAPSYTTDVDYSPIAPGQDVIVSGMGLAFVDLLVLLMEGRGGRFEEAPDGGLRYLPSGAEPRLWAGSRRGVPYHSKISSTLRGEPVGAPRFFTTAAVGALLAVHGELDFRSQLWPLIAKDAGYAYYRELFTGHPERVSIGWTEFAERFTAADWYSAERVRLVTESVPDGELHLDLERLDHPFAGRGFAGHDEVQAAVAAYIENDLRLRTGPEHSETLALFHGLLRVYMDLGRLVPAERLNARSQQAVHGWWHGFFSFVDSGPPPRRLKEMLAIHRAGLLEFIGPGLQISADEESGRFVAGSARSGVSVSATALIEARLPAPSVARSANPLLRHLHGSGLGTEQELLTAEGLHATGRLLVSRENELLSPLGEPRPRVFGVGPGTSGWGAGAFARPGINAAPFRENDALARRVLKVLAQDDNHSAGAPAAVSEKA; from the coding sequence ATGCCAGCGAATCCACCAGCCGTTGTCTTTGTCGGCGGGGGTCCCCGCGCTGCCGGAATCCTGGAGCGTCTCGCCGCCAACCGGCCGGAACTCTTCGAGGGACCGCTGGACGTCCACGTGGTCGAGCCGCACGAGCCCGGCTCCGGGCGGATCTGGCGCTACGGGCAGGACCCTGGCCTGATGCTCAATTCGGCCGCCGCGGACGTCACAATGTTCACCGACTCCTCCGTGCAGTGCGAAGGCCCTGCCTCGGACGGTCCCGGGCTGTCCGAGTGGGCCTCCGGTGTGCTGGATGGCTCCATCACGGATGTGCAGGAGCTGCCGGCGGAACTCGTCCGTCAGTTGCGGTCCCTGACCGGGGCCACGTTTCCCACCCGACAGCTGCAGAGCAAGTACCTGGAATGGTTCTTCCGCCGCGCGGTCGCCGCCCTCGGAACCGCCGTCACCGTCACGGTTCACCGGGACTGGGCCATAGGCATCGAGGCAGGCAATGAGCCCGACGCCGGTGCGTACCTCGTTCGGCTGGCCGGCGGCGCAGTGCTGCGGGCCGACGTCGTGGTCACCGCCCTGGGGCACACTGATTCGCTGCCGGACGCGGCGTCCGCTGCCTGGGGCGACTTCGCCGCCCGCCACGGCGGGTATCACGCGGCACCCAGCTACACCACCGACGTCGACTACTCACCAATCGCGCCCGGGCAGGACGTGATCGTCTCCGGCATGGGCCTGGCGTTCGTTGACCTGCTGGTCCTGCTGATGGAGGGCCGGGGCGGACGCTTCGAGGAGGCGCCCGACGGCGGCCTGCGGTACCTGCCGTCCGGCGCGGAACCGCGCCTCTGGGCCGGATCGCGGCGCGGCGTGCCCTATCACTCCAAGATCTCCTCCACCCTCCGCGGCGAACCCGTCGGTGCCCCGAGGTTTTTCACGACGGCCGCCGTCGGGGCACTGCTGGCGGTGCACGGCGAGCTCGATTTCCGCAGCCAGCTCTGGCCGCTGATCGCGAAGGACGCCGGCTACGCGTACTACCGCGAGCTCTTCACCGGCCATCCGGAGCGGGTCAGCATCGGCTGGACCGAGTTCGCGGAACGCTTCACAGCGGCTGACTGGTACAGCGCGGAACGGGTCCGGCTCGTAACCGAGTCCGTCCCGGACGGGGAACTGCACCTGGACCTGGAACGGCTGGACCACCCCTTTGCCGGCCGCGGTTTCGCCGGACATGACGAGGTCCAGGCGGCGGTGGCGGCGTACATCGAAAACGACCTCCGGCTGCGGACAGGGCCGGAGCATTCCGAGACGCTGGCCCTCTTCCACGGACTGCTCAGGGTCTACATGGACCTGGGCCGCCTGGTGCCGGCCGAGCGGCTGAACGCCCGCTCCCAGCAGGCAGTGCACGGCTGGTGGCACGGCTTCTTCAGCTTCGTGGACTCCGGGCCGCCGCCGCGCCGGCTGAAGGAGATGCTCGCGATCCACCGCGCCGGACTGCTGGAGTTCATCGGCCCCGGGCTGCAGATCTCGGCCGACGAGGAATCGGGCCGGTTCGTGGCCGGCTCGGCCCGCTCCGGCGTGAGCGTGTCCGCCACGGCGCTGATCGAGGCACGGCTGCCGGCACCCTCCGTGGCGCGGTCCGCGAACCCCCTGCTGCGCCACCTGCACGGCTCGGGTCTCGGGACCGAACAGGAGCTGCTCACCGCGGAAGGCCTGCACGCGACGGGACGTCTGCTGGTATCAAGGGAAAACGAGCTGCTCAGCCCCCTGGGCGAACCCCGCCCCCGGGTGTTCGGCGTCGGCCCTGGCACCTCTGGCTGGGGGGCAGGCGCCTTCGCGCGGCCCGGCATCAATGCCGCACCCTTCCGGGAAAACGATGCCCTCGCACGGCGTGTCCTCAAAGTCCTGGCACAGGACGACAACCACTCGGCGGGGGCGCCCGCCGCCGTTTCTGAAAAGGCCTGA
- a CDS encoding amino acid ABC transporter permease, with product MSSTVTTMAQTLPGDDGAGPVGTGTAPESRGPATDYADYRVITARHPWRWVGTVLVALGVLGIAWSLATNPRWEWGVVAQWFTAKSILNGLLETLKLTAISGALGFILGFILALMRLSASPLLLSVSWTFSWIFRSTPLLVQMLLWYNLGYLYEKVSLGIPFTDIRFFEVQTTTLISQFAAAVLGLTLNQAAYSAEIIRGGILSVDQGQLEAAAALGIPAWRRSTRIVLPQAMRAILPTAFNEVIGLVKGTSIVYVLAYSELFYTVQVIYNRTQQVLPLLLVATLWYVAITSVLSIFQYYIERHYSRGAVRTLPLTPLQKVRKFLSTHATDTRVKGLR from the coding sequence ATGAGTTCGACAGTAACCACGATGGCGCAGACCCTGCCAGGGGACGACGGCGCCGGTCCCGTCGGCACCGGGACCGCACCGGAGTCCCGCGGGCCGGCGACCGACTACGCCGACTACCGCGTGATCACGGCCCGCCACCCGTGGCGCTGGGTAGGCACCGTCCTGGTGGCCCTCGGCGTCCTAGGCATCGCCTGGTCCCTCGCCACGAACCCGCGCTGGGAATGGGGCGTCGTCGCGCAGTGGTTCACCGCCAAGTCGATCCTCAACGGCCTGCTGGAGACGCTCAAGCTGACCGCGATCTCCGGAGCCCTCGGCTTCATCCTGGGTTTCATCCTGGCCCTGATGCGCCTGTCCGCGTCCCCTCTGCTGCTCTCCGTGTCCTGGACGTTCTCCTGGATCTTCCGCTCCACCCCGCTGCTGGTACAGATGCTGCTCTGGTACAACCTGGGCTACCTGTACGAGAAGGTCAGCTTAGGCATCCCCTTCACGGACATCCGGTTCTTCGAGGTGCAGACCACCACACTGATCAGCCAGTTCGCAGCGGCGGTGCTCGGCCTGACCCTCAACCAGGCGGCCTACTCCGCCGAAATCATCCGGGGCGGCATCCTCTCCGTGGACCAGGGCCAACTGGAGGCCGCCGCGGCACTCGGCATCCCGGCTTGGCGTCGCTCCACCCGGATCGTCCTGCCCCAGGCCATGCGGGCCATCCTGCCAACGGCCTTCAATGAAGTGATCGGTCTGGTCAAGGGCACCTCGATCGTCTATGTGCTGGCCTACTCCGAGCTGTTCTACACCGTCCAGGTCATCTACAACCGCACCCAGCAGGTGTTGCCGCTGCTGCTCGTGGCCACGCTTTGGTACGTCGCGATCACCTCGGTCCTGAGCATCTTCCAGTACTACATCGAGCGGCACTACTCCAGGGGCGCCGTCCGCACGCTGCCGCTGACACCGCTGCAGAAGGTCCGGAAGTTCCTGTCCACCCACGCCACCGACACCCGAGTGAAGGGACTCCGATGA
- a CDS encoding amino acid ABC transporter ATP-binding protein: MSTAVTEATRGLVEITKVRKSFGAVEVLKGVTLTVEPGGVAVIVGPSGSGKSTLLRTINHLEKLDGGFIAIDGTLVGYEIRGSKLHELREKDILKQRTEIGMVFQNFNLFPHLTALENVVEAPVVAPRSGKPRLSKAEARERGLELLDRVGLKDRAGAYPRQLSGGQQQRVAIARALALDPKILLFDEPTSALDPELVNEVLDVIRELAKSGTTLIIVTHEMGFARDVADTVVFMDQGQIVEQGTPQAIFTNPQEERTRSFFSKVIEPAFNI; encoded by the coding sequence ATGAGCACCGCAGTCACGGAAGCCACCCGCGGCCTCGTGGAAATCACCAAGGTCCGCAAGTCCTTCGGGGCAGTCGAAGTCCTCAAGGGCGTCACGCTGACCGTCGAGCCCGGCGGCGTGGCAGTCATCGTCGGTCCCTCCGGTTCCGGCAAGTCCACCCTCCTGCGCACCATCAACCACCTGGAAAAGCTCGACGGCGGCTTCATCGCCATCGACGGCACGCTCGTGGGCTACGAGATCCGCGGCAGCAAACTCCACGAGCTGCGCGAAAAGGACATCCTGAAGCAGCGCACCGAAATCGGCATGGTGTTCCAGAACTTCAACCTGTTCCCGCACCTCACGGCGCTGGAAAACGTGGTGGAGGCACCCGTCGTCGCGCCGCGTTCCGGAAAGCCCCGGCTCTCGAAGGCCGAAGCCCGGGAACGCGGCCTTGAACTGCTGGACCGCGTGGGCCTGAAGGACCGGGCCGGCGCCTACCCCCGGCAGCTCTCCGGCGGCCAGCAGCAGCGCGTCGCGATCGCCCGCGCGCTGGCGCTGGACCCCAAGATCCTGCTCTTCGACGAGCCCACCTCGGCGCTGGACCCGGAACTGGTCAACGAGGTCTTGGACGTCATCCGCGAGCTCGCCAAGTCCGGCACCACGCTGATCATCGTCACACACGAGATGGGCTTCGCCCGGGACGTCGCGGACACCGTGGTCTTCATGGACCAGGGCCAGATCGTCGAACAGGGCACCCCCCAGGCAATTTTCACCAACCCGCAGGAAGAGCGCACCCGGAGTTTCTTCTCCAAGGTGATCGAACCCGCTTTCAACATCTAA
- a CDS encoding ABC transporter substrate-binding protein: protein MASFITPLPARLRKLAALPVVALIGTLSGTLALSGCSDPGASAAGSASSGTATAAKNGVVYNTSPDQNRIRAEKDTALAAKVPALISKDGKLTVATTAGSIPLTFHATDDKTTIGVEVDLAQLVADKLGLDLDLQITSWENWPLKTQSGDFEAVFSNVGINAARVKLFDFASYRAAYMGFEAKKNSSYNIKGSDDISGLKVSVGSGTNQEKILIAWNKELEAKGKAPAELQYYSNDADTVLALASGRTDLNLAPYPTVSYRENTRDDLKVVGKVNAGWPSETLVAATTLKGNGLAPVITDALNAVIKDGSYGKVLERWGLSEEALPESKTVTEANFGTGK, encoded by the coding sequence ATGGCATCTTTCATCACCCCGCTCCCAGCCCGGCTGCGCAAACTCGCGGCGCTGCCCGTCGTCGCCCTCATCGGCACTCTTTCCGGCACGCTGGCGCTGAGCGGCTGCTCCGATCCCGGCGCCTCGGCGGCCGGTTCCGCGTCCAGCGGCACTGCGACAGCTGCCAAGAACGGCGTCGTCTACAACACCTCACCGGACCAGAACCGGATCCGCGCGGAGAAGGACACGGCCCTGGCGGCGAAGGTTCCCGCGCTGATCAGCAAGGACGGCAAGCTGACCGTGGCCACCACCGCCGGCTCCATCCCGCTGACCTTCCACGCCACCGATGACAAAACAACCATCGGCGTCGAGGTGGACCTGGCCCAGCTCGTCGCGGACAAGCTGGGCCTGGACCTGGACCTGCAGATCACATCCTGGGAGAACTGGCCGCTGAAGACCCAGTCCGGCGACTTCGAGGCCGTATTCTCCAACGTCGGCATCAATGCCGCCCGGGTGAAGCTGTTCGACTTCGCCAGCTACCGCGCCGCCTACATGGGCTTCGAGGCGAAGAAGAACTCCAGCTACAACATCAAGGGCTCCGATGACATCTCCGGCCTGAAGGTCTCCGTCGGCTCCGGTACCAACCAGGAGAAGATCCTGATCGCCTGGAACAAGGAGCTCGAGGCCAAGGGCAAGGCCCCCGCGGAGCTGCAGTACTACTCCAACGATGCCGACACCGTCCTGGCTCTTGCCTCGGGCCGCACCGACCTCAACCTCGCCCCCTACCCCACGGTCTCCTACCGCGAGAACACCCGCGATGACCTCAAGGTCGTGGGCAAGGTCAACGCCGGCTGGCCGTCCGAGACCCTCGTCGCCGCCACGACGCTCAAGGGCAACGGCCTGGCCCCGGTGATCACCGATGCCCTGAACGCGGTCATCAAGGACGGCTCCTATGGCAAGGTCCTGGAGCGCTGGGGACTCTCCGAGGAAGCACTCCCCGAGTCCAAGACCGTCACCGAGGCGAACTTCGGGACCGGCAAATGA